A region of Streptomyces deccanensis DNA encodes the following proteins:
- a CDS encoding extracellular solute-binding protein, with protein MTRRFKVLVLLAALLLVCAGGMVAVWSERDDEPVTILGPWTDKQGEQFEEVLRSFGIPFEYQGTAAQREVLLSKVQSGEPPDIAIMPGVGELAEYADQDLLKPLNDLYAVEEYGSPWNPVSTPRQKAYWVPVKADLKSIVWYREGERPANSPARLTSWCIGMGDDGASGWPGSDWIEDLVLQREGPEFYGKWALGDAAAWTGTQVREAWEAWAGLLQQDEAAAGRALRTDHRGDPGAYGLLFKGEEGCALEHQGSFARSFYGDKGRLARLMDSAPLLPGGGDQVRAYEVTGDFAALFSDRPRAGDLIERLASREGQRKWAEAADVFSAHRRVRADGGPVEEEIARRLTGPGPRCLDASDVMPPAVRDAFYEAVLLTIARAAAGEDLDVPGLLADVEDVAKTQPDRRTPLKTVCSR; from the coding sequence GTGACCCGGCGGTTCAAGGTGCTGGTGCTGCTCGCGGCGCTGCTGCTGGTCTGCGCCGGCGGCATGGTGGCGGTCTGGTCGGAGCGGGACGACGAGCCGGTGACCATCCTCGGGCCGTGGACCGACAAGCAGGGTGAGCAGTTCGAGGAGGTGCTGCGGAGCTTCGGCATCCCCTTCGAGTACCAGGGCACCGCCGCCCAGCGCGAGGTGCTGCTGTCCAAGGTGCAGTCGGGGGAACCCCCGGACATCGCGATCATGCCGGGCGTCGGCGAACTCGCCGAATACGCCGACCAGGACCTCCTGAAGCCGCTGAACGATCTCTACGCCGTGGAGGAGTACGGCTCCCCCTGGAATCCGGTGAGCACACCCCGGCAGAAGGCGTACTGGGTGCCGGTCAAGGCCGACCTGAAGAGCATCGTCTGGTACCGCGAGGGCGAACGCCCCGCGAACTCTCCTGCCCGGCTGACGAGTTGGTGCATCGGCATGGGTGACGACGGAGCGTCCGGCTGGCCCGGCAGTGACTGGATCGAGGACCTCGTGTTGCAGCGGGAAGGGCCGGAGTTCTACGGCAAGTGGGCGCTGGGTGACGCCGCGGCCTGGACCGGGACTCAGGTGCGCGAGGCATGGGAGGCGTGGGCAGGTCTGCTCCAGCAGGACGAGGCGGCGGCCGGGCGAGCCCTGCGCACCGATCACCGCGGTGATCCCGGCGCGTACGGGTTGCTGTTCAAGGGGGAGGAAGGGTGCGCCCTGGAGCACCAGGGCTCCTTCGCCCGCTCCTTCTACGGGGACAAGGGGCGGCTCGCGCGTCTGATGGACTCCGCTCCCCTGCTGCCCGGCGGCGGCGACCAGGTCCGGGCCTACGAGGTGACCGGTGACTTCGCCGCCCTGTTCAGCGACCGCCCCCGGGCCGGGGACCTGATCGAGCGGCTGGCCTCGCGGGAGGGCCAGCGGAAGTGGGCCGAGGCCGCGGACGTCTTCTCGGCGCACCGGCGGGTGCGGGCGGACGGCGGCCCCGTCGAGGAGGAGATCGCCCGACGCCTCACCGGCCCCGGCCCCCGCTGCCTCGACGCCTCCGATGTCATGCCCCCCGCCGTCCGCGACGCCTTCTACGAGGCCGTCCTCCTGACGATCGCCCGCGCCGCCGCCGGTGAGGACCTCGACGTGCCGGGGCTGCTGGCCGACGTGGAGGACGTGGCGAAGACCCAGCCCGATCGGCGGACGCCGTTGAAGACGGTGTGCAGTAGGTAG
- a CDS encoding helix-turn-helix domain-containing protein produces MPAPDRNTIALAVTDGMLHFELALAHEVFGSDLSHLVAPWYEFALCGPGPVSVGRFRLEPDHGLDRLPHAGTVIVPGWSDVDVAPPAALVDAVRAAHEAGARIASLCTGAFVLAAAGLLDGLRATTHWAHTDILAARFPEVEVDPDVLYVDNGSVLTSAGKAAAMDLCLHLVRLDHGSAAANAVARRLVVPPHRSGGQAQFVPAPVPTRSDHPLTDLFPWALARLDRPLSVEDLARRASMSSRTLTRHFHAATGTTPLQWLLTQRIRRAQELLETTSDSVDVIAATTGMGTAATLRRHFNRTLGVPPDAYRRTFHASQPDRPH; encoded by the coding sequence ATGCCCGCACCGGACCGGAACACCATCGCGCTGGCCGTCACCGACGGCATGCTGCACTTCGAACTGGCCCTGGCCCACGAGGTGTTCGGCTCCGACCTCTCGCACCTGGTGGCCCCCTGGTACGAGTTCGCCCTCTGCGGTCCGGGCCCCGTCTCCGTGGGCCGCTTCCGCCTGGAGCCCGACCACGGCCTGGACCGACTCCCGCACGCCGGCACGGTGATCGTCCCCGGCTGGTCCGACGTGGACGTGGCCCCGCCCGCCGCCCTGGTCGACGCGGTGCGCGCGGCGCACGAGGCGGGCGCGCGGATCGCCTCGCTGTGCACCGGCGCGTTCGTTCTGGCCGCCGCGGGCCTGCTGGACGGTCTCCGGGCGACCACGCACTGGGCGCACACGGACATCCTGGCCGCCCGTTTCCCCGAGGTGGAGGTCGACCCGGACGTCCTCTACGTCGACAACGGCAGCGTGCTCACCTCGGCGGGCAAGGCCGCCGCGATGGACCTCTGTCTGCACCTGGTCCGCCTCGACCACGGCTCGGCGGCCGCCAACGCGGTGGCCCGCCGACTGGTCGTACCCCCACACCGCTCGGGCGGCCAGGCCCAGTTCGTCCCGGCGCCGGTTCCCACCCGGAGCGACCACCCGTTGACCGACCTGTTCCCCTGGGCCCTGGCGCGCCTCGACCGGCCCCTGAGCGTCGAGGACCTGGCCCGCCGCGCGAGCATGAGTTCCCGCACGCTGACCCGGCACTTCCACGCGGCCACCGGCACCACCCCCCTCCAGTGGCTCCTCACCCAGCGCATCCGCCGCGCCCAGGAACTCCTGGAGACCACCTCCGACAGCGTCGACGTCATCGCCGCCACCACAGGCATGGGGACCGCCGCCACCCTGCGCCGCCACTTCAACCGCACGCTCGGCGTCCCCCCGGACGCCTACCGCCGCACGTTCCACGCCTCCCAGCCCGACCGCCCCCACTGA
- a CDS encoding saccharopine dehydrogenase NADP-binding domain-containing protein produces MGAGRTVAVFGATGHTGRFVVAELRARGFVPLLVGRNEEKLRALAEGRPAPGPGAGAEPGPGPGPEWSVRVASVDEPASLDRAFAGADAVVNCAGPFAETAAPVIEAALRAGIPYVDVAAEIEANLDTFAEFGERARAAGVVVVPAMAFFGGLGDLLVTAATDAAGWAAADEAHIAYGLSGWHPTAGTRDAGAVSRRRRSGRRVRYAGGRLEYRDDTAPATKWDFPEPMGTRAVIGEFSMADIVTVPSHLAVPEVRTYMTVEAASELAAPDTPAPAAVDEHGRSGQTFVVDVVVRSGGVERRVTARGQDIYAVSAPLAVEAVRRVIDGRVKGAGVRSAGAAFDAADFLRALSGHVSVEW; encoded by the coding sequence ATGGGGGCAGGGCGTACGGTCGCGGTGTTCGGGGCGACCGGGCACACCGGGCGGTTCGTGGTGGCGGAGTTGCGGGCGCGGGGTTTCGTGCCGCTGCTGGTGGGGCGGAACGAGGAGAAGTTGCGGGCGCTCGCGGAAGGGCGGCCCGCGCCAGGGCCTGGGGCAGGGGCAGAGCCAGGGCCGGGGCCGGGGCCGGAGTGGTCGGTGCGGGTCGCCTCCGTCGACGAACCGGCCTCGCTGGACCGCGCGTTCGCCGGGGCGGACGCCGTGGTGAACTGCGCCGGGCCCTTCGCCGAGACGGCCGCGCCGGTGATCGAGGCGGCGTTGCGCGCCGGGATCCCCTATGTGGACGTGGCGGCCGAGATCGAGGCCAACCTCGACACGTTCGCGGAGTTCGGGGAGAGGGCGCGGGCGGCGGGGGTCGTCGTGGTACCCGCCATGGCCTTCTTCGGCGGACTCGGCGACCTGCTGGTCACCGCCGCGACCGACGCGGCCGGCTGGGCGGCGGCGGACGAGGCGCACATCGCGTACGGGCTGAGCGGCTGGCACCCCACGGCGGGGACCCGGGACGCGGGCGCGGTCTCGCGGCGGCGCAGGAGCGGGCGCCGAGTCCGGTACGCCGGCGGGCGGTTGGAGTACCGGGACGACACGGCGCCGGCCACGAAGTGGGACTTCCCCGAGCCGATGGGGACCCGGGCCGTGATCGGGGAGTTCAGCATGGCCGACATCGTCACCGTGCCGAGCCATCTGGCCGTCCCCGAGGTGCGCACGTACATGACGGTCGAGGCCGCGAGCGAACTCGCCGCGCCGGACACGCCCGCGCCGGCCGCCGTCGACGAGCACGGCCGGTCCGGGCAGACCTTCGTCGTCGACGTCGTCGTCCGCTCCGGGGGCGTGGAACGGCGGGTCACGGCGCGCGGGCAGGACATCTACGCCGTCAGTGCGCCGCTCGCGGTGGAGGCGGTCCGGCGGGTGATCGACGGGCGGGTGAAGGGCGCCGGGGTGCGCTCCGCCGGGGCGGCGTTCGACGCGGCCGACTTCCTCCGGGCGCTGTCGGGACACGTCTCGGTGGAGTGGTAG
- a CDS encoding response regulator, whose amino-acid sequence MTAGYPPATSPAEPDPPRVVIADDQALVRTGFGMILSADGIDVVAEAADGEQAVEAVHRTRPDLVLMDIRMPGTDGLEATRRILSGTVPDPPRVLMLTTFDLDRYVYAALTAGASGFLLKDVTPEHLVAAVRLARTGDALLSPAITRRLIERFVTPTPETPALHRDLTPLTPRELQVLQSLATGLSNTELAAHFRLSEATVKTHVARILAKLRLRDRAQAVVVAYETGLIVPGAAPGTPPAEE is encoded by the coding sequence GTGACGGCCGGGTACCCCCCTGCCACGTCCCCGGCGGAGCCCGACCCGCCCCGCGTGGTGATCGCCGACGACCAGGCCCTGGTCCGCACCGGCTTCGGCATGATCCTCTCCGCCGACGGGATCGACGTGGTCGCCGAGGCGGCCGACGGGGAGCAGGCCGTCGAGGCGGTCCACCGCACCCGCCCCGACCTCGTCCTGATGGACATCCGCATGCCCGGCACGGACGGCCTGGAGGCAACCCGTCGCATCCTCTCCGGCACGGTCCCCGACCCGCCCCGCGTCCTGATGCTCACCACCTTCGACCTGGACCGTTACGTCTACGCCGCCCTCACCGCCGGCGCCAGCGGCTTCCTCCTCAAGGACGTCACGCCCGAACACCTGGTCGCCGCCGTCCGCCTGGCCCGCACCGGCGACGCGCTGCTCTCCCCCGCCATCACCCGCCGCCTGATCGAACGCTTCGTCACCCCGACCCCCGAGACCCCCGCCCTCCACCGCGACCTCACCCCCCTCACCCCCCGCGAACTCCAGGTCCTCCAGTCCCTCGCCACCGGCCTCAGCAACACCGAACTGGCCGCCCACTTCCGCCTCAGCGAGGCCACCGTCAAGACCCATGTCGCCCGCATCCTCGCCAAACTCCGCCTCCGCGACCGGGCCCAGGCCGTGGTGGTGGCGTACGAGACGGGCCTGATCGTGCCGGGCGCGGCACCCGGGACGCCGCCCGCCGAGGAGTAG
- a CDS encoding sensor histidine kinase, with translation MGGGETGQDGPGARAGRVRRWWDGLPSLLRATPPPPRPSRWAWVADACLAFFLSACTVVATTAQDVGAGPRLPGRVLTPGPGTGASAGPVPPEAPPLPTPPYLTQDLGAPHAWQLLLAALTALPLLVRRRYPLTAFWAVIVTTMVFNQRSGAAEATGYTFLTCVVAAHSAAVHSPYRLRALGSLVAGAALVAVFAEENFPYVTPGVIPFLVLLGVGLGANAIHTWKQRVHALQEQQEAATRLAVEHERARIARELHDVVTHNVSVMVIQAGAARKVMDIAPDRAREALLAVESGGRTAMTELRHVMGLLTMSDEDRPPTTAERARTDARSIPSDSDSGRGTGGGMGWGSGTGAGSGSGKGSAFGAGSASGAGSGSGLARGPGGSGSGSWKGPADDTELAPQPGIGQLPALASRVRASGVPVELIVTGSPVPLPPGADLAAYRVVQEALTNTVKHAAGARVRITVDHSPTALRLEVTDTGGTPTPAAASGTGRGHLGLRERLAVHGGTLDTGPRPTGGYRVRAVIPLTPPGGPEEEAPRSTPPAVTPAAVTRPAGIRPPEERP, from the coding sequence ATGGGCGGTGGGGAGACGGGACAAGACGGGCCGGGGGCGCGAGCGGGACGAGTGCGGCGGTGGTGGGACGGTCTGCCCTCCCTCCTCCGTGCCACGCCCCCGCCACCCCGCCCCTCCCGCTGGGCCTGGGTCGCCGACGCGTGCCTCGCCTTCTTCCTCTCCGCCTGCACGGTGGTGGCCACGACGGCACAGGACGTGGGCGCGGGCCCTAGGCTGCCGGGCAGGGTGCTGACGCCGGGGCCGGGGACGGGGGCGTCGGCAGGGCCGGTGCCGCCCGAGGCCCCGCCCCTGCCGACGCCTCCGTACCTGACGCAGGATCTGGGCGCGCCTCACGCCTGGCAGTTGCTTCTCGCCGCCCTGACCGCGCTGCCGCTGCTGGTCCGGCGCCGCTATCCGCTGACCGCGTTCTGGGCGGTGATCGTCACGACGATGGTCTTCAACCAGCGGTCGGGTGCGGCCGAAGCGACGGGGTACACGTTCCTGACCTGTGTGGTCGCCGCGCACAGTGCGGCCGTCCACAGCCCGTACCGGCTGCGCGCGCTCGGCAGTCTGGTGGCGGGCGCCGCCCTGGTCGCGGTGTTCGCCGAGGAGAACTTCCCGTACGTCACGCCGGGTGTGATCCCGTTCCTCGTCCTGCTCGGGGTGGGGCTCGGCGCCAACGCGATCCACACCTGGAAACAGCGGGTGCACGCGCTGCAGGAACAGCAGGAGGCGGCTACGCGTCTGGCGGTCGAGCACGAACGGGCCCGTATCGCACGGGAGTTGCACGACGTCGTCACCCACAATGTGAGCGTGATGGTGATCCAGGCCGGCGCGGCCCGCAAGGTGATGGACATCGCCCCCGACCGTGCCCGCGAGGCCCTGCTCGCCGTCGAGTCGGGCGGCCGTACGGCGATGACCGAACTACGCCATGTGATGGGCCTGTTGACGATGTCGGACGAGGACCGTCCGCCTACGACAGCAGAGAGGGCCCGGACCGACGCGCGGAGCATCCCGAGCGACTCGGACTCCGGCAGGGGAACGGGCGGGGGCATGGGCTGGGGCTCCGGCACGGGCGCGGGCTCCGGTTCGGGCAAAGGCTCCGCTTTCGGGGCTGGATCCGCCTCCGGGGCTGGATCCGGCTCCGGCCTCGCCCGGGGCCCCGGCGGCTCTGGATCCGGCTCCTGGAAAGGGCCCGCCGACGACACCGAGTTGGCTCCGCAGCCGGGCATCGGGCAGCTTCCGGCGCTCGCTTCGCGCGTCCGTGCCTCCGGGGTCCCCGTGGAGCTGATCGTCACCGGCTCTCCGGTCCCGTTGCCGCCGGGTGCCGACCTGGCCGCATACCGCGTCGTCCAGGAGGCCCTGACGAACACGGTCAAGCACGCCGCGGGCGCCCGGGTGCGGATCACCGTCGACCACTCGCCCACCGCCCTCCGCCTGGAGGTCACGGACACCGGCGGCACCCCCACCCCCGCGGCCGCCTCCGGCACCGGCCGCGGCCACCTGGGCCTGCGGGAACGCCTCGCCGTCCACGGCGGCACCCTCGACACGGGCCCCCGCCCGACCGGCGGTTACCGCGTCCGGGCGGTCATCCCGCTCACTCCGCCCGGCGGGCCGGAGGAAGAGGCACCCCGGAGCACCCCACCCGCGGTCACCCCGGCCGCGGTCACCCGACCCGCCGGCATCCGACCCCCCGAGGAGCGCCCGTGA
- a CDS encoding ABC transporter ATP-binding protein, with the protein MPPTPPSPPPTIAGAPGTPVIDIRDVRRAYGGEGPPALDGVSLRVRAGEAVSVIGPSGSGKSTLLNLIAGLDRPSSGSVTVDGVRVDRLGEAGSARYRRAKVGMVFQFFNLLDDLTVVDNVLLPAQLAGLGRAEARRRAAGLLEYLRIDRHTHAYPGRLSGGERQRVAVARALMNRPALLLADEPTGALDSASGDDVRALLTDLNADGQTIVLVTHDPRLARACAHRTVELVDGRIVRDAPHADRRADPHPYGREDPRNAPDGSENFGGSQSFGGSQNVAGSQNVGGSGIAAVDR; encoded by the coding sequence ATGCCCCCGACCCCGCCATCGCCACCGCCCACCATCGCCGGCGCCCCCGGCACGCCCGTCATCGACATCCGTGACGTGCGCAGGGCATACGGCGGTGAGGGGCCGCCCGCGCTCGACGGGGTCTCGCTGCGCGTGCGGGCCGGGGAGGCGGTGAGCGTCATCGGCCCGTCGGGGAGCGGCAAGTCGACGTTGCTCAACCTGATCGCGGGGCTGGACCGGCCGAGTTCGGGGAGCGTCACGGTCGACGGCGTACGGGTGGACCGGCTGGGCGAGGCCGGGTCGGCGCGGTACCGGCGGGCCAAGGTCGGCATGGTCTTCCAGTTCTTCAATCTGCTGGACGACCTGACCGTCGTCGACAACGTGCTGCTGCCCGCCCAGTTGGCCGGCCTGGGCAGGGCCGAGGCGCGTCGACGGGCGGCGGGCCTGCTGGAGTACCTCCGTATCGACCGGCACACCCACGCGTACCCCGGCCGGTTGTCCGGGGGCGAACGGCAACGGGTCGCCGTGGCCCGCGCGTTGATGAACCGACCGGCCCTTCTGCTGGCCGACGAACCCACGGGCGCGCTCGACTCCGCCTCCGGCGACGACGTCCGCGCGCTCCTCACCGACCTCAACGCGGACGGCCAGACGATCGTCCTCGTCACCCACGACCCTCGCCTCGCCCGGGCCTGCGCGCACCGGACGGTCGAACTCGTCGACGGCCGGATCGTGCGCGACGCGCCGCACGCCGACCGGCGGGCCGACCCCCACCCCTATGGGCGGGAGGACCCGCGCAACGCCCCCGACGGCAGTGAGAACTTCGGCGGCAGCCAGAGCTTCGGCGGCAGCCAGAATGTCGCCGGCAGCCAGAACGTCGGCGGCTCGGGCATCGCGGCGGTGGACCGGTGA
- a CDS encoding ABC transporter permease has translation MSALGRVVRAGVGRRRVRTVVMVLTTLMAVTASVLAVGLLVAARAPFDRAFAEQRGAHLTGQFDGTKVTAARLAATADAPGVTAAAGPFPIVSVRPRTVTGSDFLPAGVDLPPITVVGRKDAGGPVDVIDLVEGEWATRPGEIVVAADAGPFRPGDRLAVPEAPGGPTLTVTGVARSVTGTGEAWVTPAQAEALAGAARGTGGAGGAAESGNTSATGGGSAAYEMLYRFRQATTEADLAAARAAIVAEVPEGAMSGARSYLTVRQDETANAMAFVPFLAAFGVLGLCLSVLVIGIVVGGAVGAATRRIGVLKALGFTPAQVVRAYVAQALVPAAVGCVLGVVLGNVLALPVLNEVGEAFGAPAGGLPVWVDVVVPGAALLLVAVAAVIPALRAGRLRTVEAIAVGGGAGGAGRGGPERRRTARAGRAGRERRGAARAGRAGPERTRRARPFGARPLSLLPPAIRLGLAHPFARPARSATVAAAVVFGALSVTFAVGLALTLGKVQEGRILDSAGSVVVEAGGGQGPPGAEVVPAEGAGSPGGERERADPAAVATVLRAQEGTRRFYGTAQAQVAVSGVTGATTVVAYDGDSAWGAPEMVSGHWLDGPGQAVVTGRFLTAAGIGVGDTVTLDEKGRRATVRIVGEAFFTQDGGMTLLTSTATLTELGLGEEALPGRFHVRTASGTDPAQYMDTLNRALDGADLAAFAHADGGNSSSVIVAMDALIGMLTLMLVVVAGLGVLHTVVLDTRERVRDLGVLKALGMTPRQTVAMVVVSVAGVGLLAGLVAVPAGIVLHGVVTPFMGDAVGMTLPDTVLAVYDAPVLACLALGGLVIAVAGALLPAGWAAGTGTARALRTE, from the coding sequence GTGAGTGCGCTCGGGCGGGTGGTGCGGGCCGGTGTCGGGCGTCGGCGGGTGCGGACGGTCGTCATGGTGCTGACGACGCTGATGGCCGTGACGGCGTCCGTCCTCGCGGTCGGGCTGCTCGTCGCCGCACGGGCGCCCTTCGACCGGGCCTTCGCGGAGCAGCGCGGCGCGCATCTGACGGGGCAGTTCGACGGGACCAAGGTGACGGCGGCGCGGCTCGCGGCGACCGCCGACGCGCCCGGCGTGACCGCAGCGGCCGGGCCCTTCCCGATCGTCTCCGTACGGCCCCGCACCGTCACGGGGTCCGACTTCCTGCCGGCCGGGGTCGACCTGCCGCCGATCACCGTCGTCGGCCGGAAGGACGCGGGCGGACCCGTCGACGTGATCGACCTGGTCGAGGGCGAGTGGGCCACCCGGCCGGGCGAGATCGTCGTGGCCGCCGACGCCGGGCCCTTCCGGCCGGGCGACCGACTGGCGGTCCCCGAGGCGCCGGGCGGGCCCACGCTGACCGTGACCGGCGTCGCCCGCTCGGTGACGGGCACGGGCGAGGCCTGGGTGACGCCCGCCCAGGCCGAGGCACTGGCGGGGGCGGCGCGTGGCACGGGAGGCGCCGGAGGCGCGGCCGAGAGCGGCAACACGTCGGCCACCGGGGGCGGTTCGGCCGCGTACGAGATGCTCTACCGCTTCCGGCAGGCCACGACCGAGGCCGACCTGGCCGCCGCCCGCGCCGCGATCGTCGCGGAGGTGCCGGAGGGGGCGATGAGCGGGGCACGGTCGTATCTGACCGTGCGGCAGGACGAGACGGCGAACGCGATGGCGTTCGTGCCGTTCCTGGCGGCGTTCGGGGTGCTCGGGCTGTGTCTGTCGGTGCTGGTGATCGGGATCGTGGTCGGCGGGGCCGTGGGGGCGGCCACCCGGCGGATCGGTGTGCTCAAGGCGCTCGGGTTCACGCCCGCGCAGGTGGTACGGGCGTATGTGGCCCAGGCCTTGGTCCCGGCGGCGGTCGGCTGTGTCCTCGGGGTGGTGCTCGGCAATGTGCTGGCCCTGCCGGTGCTGAACGAGGTGGGGGAGGCGTTCGGCGCCCCGGCCGGAGGGCTCCCGGTCTGGGTGGACGTGGTGGTGCCCGGCGCCGCGCTGCTGCTGGTGGCGGTCGCCGCCGTGATCCCCGCACTGCGCGCCGGACGCCTGCGGACGGTGGAGGCGATCGCGGTCGGGGGAGGGGCTGGAGGGGCTGGGCGCGGTGGGCCGGAGCGCAGGCGGACGGCCCGTGCCGGACGCGCTGGGCGCGAGCGCAGAGGGGCGGCCCGTGCCGGACGCGCTGGACCCGAACGCACACGACGGGCACGGCCCTTCGGAGCCCGACCGCTGTCGCTGCTGCCGCCCGCGATCCGGCTCGGCCTGGCGCACCCCTTCGCCCGGCCCGCCCGGTCGGCGACGGTGGCCGCGGCGGTCGTCTTCGGCGCCCTGTCCGTCACCTTCGCGGTCGGCCTCGCGCTGACGCTGGGCAAGGTCCAGGAGGGTCGCATACTCGACTCGGCCGGCTCGGTCGTCGTGGAGGCGGGCGGCGGTCAGGGGCCGCCCGGCGCCGAGGTCGTGCCGGCGGAAGGGGCGGGGAGCCCGGGCGGCGAGCGGGAGAGGGCCGATCCGGCGGCCGTCGCCACCGTGCTCCGCGCCCAGGAGGGCACCCGACGCTTCTACGGCACTGCCCAGGCCCAGGTCGCCGTCTCCGGGGTCACCGGGGCGACGACCGTGGTCGCCTACGACGGCGACTCGGCGTGGGGCGCGCCCGAGATGGTCTCGGGGCACTGGCTCGACGGGCCCGGCCAGGCGGTCGTGACCGGGCGCTTCCTGACGGCCGCCGGGATCGGGGTCGGGGACACGGTGACGCTCGACGAGAAGGGCCGACGGGCCACCGTACGGATCGTCGGCGAGGCCTTCTTCACCCAGGACGGGGGCATGACCCTCCTCACCTCGACCGCCACCCTCACCGAACTCGGGCTCGGGGAAGAGGCGTTGCCGGGCCGGTTCCATGTGCGGACGGCGTCGGGAACCGATCCGGCGCAGTACATGGACACGCTGAACCGCGCACTCGACGGCGCGGATCTCGCCGCGTTCGCCCACGCCGACGGCGGCAACTCCTCCAGTGTGATCGTGGCCATGGACGCGCTGATCGGGATGCTCACACTCATGCTCGTCGTGGTCGCCGGGCTCGGCGTTCTCCACACGGTCGTCCTCGACACCCGCGAACGGGTCCGCGACCTCGGAGTGCTCAAGGCGCTCGGGATGACACCCCGCCAGACCGTCGCCATGGTCGTCGTCTCCGTCGCCGGGGTCGGCCTGCTCGCGGGGCTGGTCGCGGTCCCCGCCGGGATCGTCCTGCACGGGGTCGTCACGCCGTTCATGGGCGACGCCGTCGGCATGACCCTGCCGGACACCGTCCTCGCCGTGTACGACGCGCCCGTCCTCGCCTGCCTCGCGCTGGGCGGGCTGGTCATCGCGGTGGCGGGCGCGCTGCTTCCGGCGGGATGGGCGGCGGGAACGGGCACGGCCAGGGCGCTCCGCACGGAGTAG
- a CDS encoding Tat pathway signal sequence domain protein — translation MTGSTGIGEGGRAHPFSRRRLLGTGLGAAAALAVVGAGAGAAHAAPAASGASAPRRGHAFLAAAMDAYPDHGDVRLTQSYTDQAGLFSTAFTYDNALAILAHLAVRTEDGRARAVALGDALIYAQEHDPAYDDGRLRQAYNVGPYVYYDGVPQPDGFVRADDTANVGTQFGFTGTAVGDMAWAGIALSALARRTGARRFLAAAVRIGEWIERTGRTDEPLGGYKFGVNGANEKLPFTSTEHNTDLICLFGRLARLTGDRVWWQRRARAEAFVKGMWEPGRGASGGFFYTGTNDGVTVNKSPIPEDTQTWTHLALDSDRYARSLDWAARELAVEDHAERRNSTVPAGQSYEGVTFSSASLLANEDAPIAEFQPRPNRNGVWFEGTAHLALALRDRGARGDEKRARRLLASLERAQDLLGTAQTVGGRALPDRSGVVSASSPLDTGFGFGYYPYRHTGATAWYLMAAVRSNPLRA, via the coding sequence ATGACCGGCAGCACCGGCATCGGCGAAGGTGGCCGAGCCCACCCCTTCAGCCGCCGCAGGCTCCTCGGCACCGGACTCGGCGCGGCGGCGGCGCTCGCCGTCGTCGGCGCTGGCGCGGGCGCGGCCCACGCCGCACCGGCGGCGTCCGGCGCCTCGGCCCCGCGCCGTGGTCACGCCTTCCTCGCCGCAGCCATGGACGCCTACCCCGACCACGGCGACGTCCGGCTGACCCAGAGCTACACCGACCAGGCGGGCCTGTTCAGCACGGCCTTCACCTACGACAACGCCCTCGCGATCCTCGCCCACCTCGCCGTGCGCACCGAGGACGGCCGGGCCAGAGCGGTGGCGCTCGGGGACGCGCTGATCTACGCCCAGGAGCACGACCCGGCGTACGACGACGGCCGACTGCGCCAGGCGTACAACGTCGGGCCGTACGTCTACTACGACGGCGTACCGCAACCGGACGGGTTCGTCCGGGCGGACGACACGGCCAACGTCGGCACCCAGTTCGGCTTCACCGGGACGGCCGTGGGGGACATGGCCTGGGCGGGGATCGCGCTGAGCGCGCTGGCCCGGCGGACCGGGGCCCGGCGGTTCCTGGCCGCCGCCGTGCGGATCGGGGAGTGGATCGAGCGGACCGGCCGTACCGACGAGCCCCTCGGCGGCTACAAGTTCGGCGTGAACGGGGCGAACGAGAAGCTGCCGTTCACCTCGACCGAGCACAACACCGACCTGATCTGTCTGTTCGGACGGCTCGCCCGGCTCACCGGCGACCGGGTGTGGTGGCAGCGGCGCGCCCGGGCCGAGGCCTTCGTGAAGGGCATGTGGGAGCCGGGCCGGGGCGCGTCCGGCGGCTTCTTCTACACCGGCACCAACGACGGCGTCACCGTCAACAAGTCCCCGATTCCCGAGGACACCCAGACCTGGACCCACCTCGCCCTCGACTCCGACCGGTACGCGCGCTCCCTCGACTGGGCGGCGCGGGAACTCGCCGTCGAGGACCACGCCGAGCGCCGCAACAGCACGGTCCCCGCTGGGCAGTCGTACGAGGGCGTGACGTTCAGCTCGGCCAGTCTCCTCGCGAACGAGGACGCGCCCATCGCCGAGTTCCAGCCCAGGCCCAACCGCAACGGGGTCTGGTTCGAGGGCACCGCCCACCTCGCGCTCGCCCTGCGCGACCGGGGCGCGCGCGGCGACGAGAAGCGCGCCCGGCGCCTCCTCGCCTCCCTCGAACGCGCCCAGGACCTCCTCGGCACCGCCCAGACCGTCGGCGGCCGCGCCCTCCCCGACCGCTCCGGCGTCGTCTCGGCCAGCAGCCCCCTCGACACGGGCTTCGGCTTCGGCTACTACCCGTACCGGCACACGGGTGCCACGGCCTGGTACCTGATGGCGGCGGTCCGCTCCAACCCGCTGCGGGCCTGA